DNA sequence from the Halogranum gelatinilyticum genome:
CAGGCGAGATGCCCAGCGTCTCAGCGACTTCCGTGACGGTAGCTCCGCCGTTCTCCTCCAGCACATCGATGACGCTACAGGTGGTCTCAACCGTGCTCAGTGTCCGGGGTGAACTGTTCTTCATGTCTGCTATACGTTCGGAAGCCGACTCACATATTCTTTTTGCAGGTTACAAACGAGTGACGAAGGGCTGACGGTCGCGACGGACTGCAGTGGGCCGCGGTAGGCCGCTCGACCACGTCGGAGACAGAGTATCACGACGAACCAGACACATATTCCTGATACCGTAGTTTTAACACCTCCCTTATGCAACGACTGGATATGCGATCCAGTAGTGAGCAGTACGACGCCATAGTTGTGGGTGTCGGAGGCATTGGCAGTGCAGCCGTCTACCACCTAGCACGGCGAGGGCTCAACGTCTTAGGGTTGGATCAGTACGACATCCCGAACTCCATCGGTTCGTCACACGGTGACTCGCGGCTGATCCGGTTGACGAACCACGAGGACCCCGAGTACGTCCCGCACGTTCGGCGGTCGCTCTCCCTGTGGGAGTCCCTTGAAGAGGAGTACGGCGAACAGCTGCTTCACCGAACAGGAACGGTCGATGCCGGCCTAGCGGACAGCGAGACCGTGCAAGGGGCGCTTAAAGCCTGCACGGATTACGACCTGCCACACGAACATCTCTCTGCCCGGGAGCTATCAGAAAAGTTCCCCGGCTTCGAGCTCCCTCCGGATTTCGAGGCGGTCTACCAACCAGACGGTGGGTTCATCAACCCCACCAAGTGCGTCCAGGCCCACGTGGAACTCGGCCAAGAGCACGGTGCGACCACGCACGCCCACGAGACAGTCGTTGACTGGGAGTCGTCGGCTGACGGCGTCACCGTCGAGACAGATCGAACGACCTACGAGGCCGACCACGTCGTCGTCACGGCTGGCGCGTGGACGCAGTTGCTCGTTGAGGAGCTAGAAGAGACGTTGACGCCCTGGCGAGTCATTGTCGGTGGTTTCCAGCCGGAGAACCGGACCCAGTTTACGGCCGATTCCTTCCCCGTTTTCTCTATCGAGGACGAGCAGCAGAGCTATTACGGCGGTCCCGCGGCGGGGATATCGGGGTTCAAATTCGGCCTCGTCGATAACTTAGAGGACGTTGCAGACCCGAGCGACTTCGACCCCCGCCCCACCGAGAAGGAGCGCGAGCGGCTGCGGACGGTGCTACATGAGAACGCCCAACGGTACTTCCCTGAGGGAGCGAAGAGCATCAAGCGGCTGAAAACCTGCATGGTCACGCACACGCCAGACCAAGACTTCATCGTCGACTACCTACCATCGGACCCCAACGTCGTCGTCGGCGCAGGCTTCTCCGGAAAGGGCTTCAAGTTTAGCTGCCTCATGGGTGAGTTACTGGCGGACCTCGTGACAGAGAGCGACTCGGCCGTCGACATCGACCTGTTCGACATCGATCGGTTCCAAGCTGTGACCCGGTAAGCTGGTGCATTGACTCGCGGCTGCGTACTGGCCAGCTCTGACGTTGGTTGTCAGTTGTGGTGCGGAGATGCACTGTGAGATCTGTTAGCCGTGTGGCTCGGGACTGTCCCCACCATTGTGACGAGACAATACCGCGCTCACCCCTAGATTGATTATTGATGACTGTCCACTATCCAATAGCACACTGTCGCAGTCAGTGTGTCGTTCGGGTCATCGGACCACGAACGAGCGGGTGTGCCGGTCCATCAACCACTACGGAGCCAGCACCGTTCCGTCTGTCATCTCTGTCAACCCCTGGGCCACCATCCGCCACTTTTACCCGCGTGAATTAACCGCGTAAACCCGAACTGCTCGGGAAGTAGAGCACCCGCCCATATCAGACAGTATGACTTCTATCGCCAAGCTCGAAACGTCTCACGAACTGATCCTCACAACTACACACATAAGTTCTCATACTCAGACTAAACCTTACGAAATCTAAAATCTATTTACTAGTGTTTATGCCCCAATTTAGATTGGAAAATAGCTCTTCAACAAGTTAAAACACTATAATACAATATTATAAGATTGGAATAATATCATTAGGGGGAAATCACACACATTAATCTAATCTATTATGTTTGCATTCGGTAGGTCGTAATACGTTAGGGTAACTTCACTGTGTTGCGGGACGGTATATCGAAGTGAACTCG
Encoded proteins:
- the solA gene encoding N-methyl-L-tryptophan oxidase, which translates into the protein MRSSSEQYDAIVVGVGGIGSAAVYHLARRGLNVLGLDQYDIPNSIGSSHGDSRLIRLTNHEDPEYVPHVRRSLSLWESLEEEYGEQLLHRTGTVDAGLADSETVQGALKACTDYDLPHEHLSARELSEKFPGFELPPDFEAVYQPDGGFINPTKCVQAHVELGQEHGATTHAHETVVDWESSADGVTVETDRTTYEADHVVVTAGAWTQLLVEELEETLTPWRVIVGGFQPENRTQFTADSFPVFSIEDEQQSYYGGPAAGISGFKFGLVDNLEDVADPSDFDPRPTEKERERLRTVLHENAQRYFPEGAKSIKRLKTCMVTHTPDQDFIVDYLPSDPNVVVGAGFSGKGFKFSCLMGELLADLVTESDSAVDIDLFDIDRFQAVTR